The following are encoded in a window of Flavobacterium psychrotrophum genomic DNA:
- a CDS encoding alpha/beta fold hydrolase, producing MNTQDYTAATAPTQYINVNGINYAYRRFGKTGGIPVVGFQHFTGTLDNWDPIILEGLAKEREVLIFDNTGVGNTSGETPDNVLEMTHDAVDFIKALGLTKIDVLGFSLGGFIAQYLGVLYPELVRKLIIVGAAPQGSKVLEGFPQLIYKAMQKEPAERFLYIFFTASDESRAKGKETLQRLFERTIDRDNESKEQAVMAQLTAITNWGSDPVTIDLKKIQHPALIVQGSNDKMMDSDNSYLLFKQLPNAVLTYYPDAAHGSFYQYPERFVNQANDFLNAF from the coding sequence ATGAATACTCAAGATTATACAGCCGCTACCGCACCTACGCAATATATAAATGTAAACGGTATAAATTACGCTTATCGCAGGTTTGGCAAAACAGGAGGAATCCCGGTTGTAGGGTTTCAGCACTTTACCGGTACGCTTGATAACTGGGACCCTATTATTCTTGAAGGCCTGGCAAAGGAACGCGAGGTACTTATTTTTGATAATACCGGGGTAGGCAATACATCTGGTGAAACGCCGGACAATGTATTGGAAATGACACATGACGCGGTAGACTTTATTAAAGCTTTAGGCCTTACTAAAATTGATGTACTTGGATTTTCCCTTGGAGGGTTTATTGCACAATATCTGGGTGTACTTTACCCTGAACTTGTAAGGAAACTGATTATAGTTGGGGCGGCGCCACAAGGTTCAAAAGTTTTAGAAGGTTTCCCGCAGTTGATTTACAAAGCCATGCAGAAAGAGCCTGCTGAACGGTTTTTGTACATTTTCTTTACAGCGTCTGATGAAAGCCGGGCTAAAGGCAAAGAAACATTGCAACGCTTATTTGAAAGAACAATTGACCGTGATAACGAAAGTAAAGAACAGGCTGTCATGGCACAGCTAACAGCAATAACCAATTGGGGATCTGACCCTGTCACCATAGACCTCAAAAAAATACAGCATCCCGCATTAATTGTGCAGGGCAGTAACGATAAAATGATGGATTCTGACAATTCATACCTGTTGTTTAAACAATTGCCTAATGCTGTATTAACCTATTACCCCGATGCTGCACACGGCTCTTTTTATCAATACCCTGAACGGTTTGTAAACCAGGCAAACGATTTTTTAAATGCCTTTTAA
- a CDS encoding helix-turn-helix domain-containing protein, protein MKHYKTLSEMHRDNGWPPPEHPLLSIVSCQKDCPLGDREFTSNCYMIGFKKLKSGVILYGRTSYDHSSGVMMFVKPRQIIEMKNLEFEEDGFMLLIHEDYFNGHEMHNSIEKYGFFEYEINEALHLSPAEEEIILSLHQKIVREYYNTTDEYSREIILSHIDSILTYAQRFFKRQFINRTDFSGKTVTKFNEAFKAYMNSDLPKENGLPSVNYLAEGLNLSPRYLSDLLKQETGKTAIDLIHIHLVTMAKNMLVTGNNNISEIAYLLGFENSSYFTRLFKKQVGLRPMEFKRIKMGQA, encoded by the coding sequence ATGAAACATTATAAAACACTTAGTGAAATGCACCGTGATAATGGATGGCCACCACCGGAACATCCGTTGTTAAGTATTGTAAGTTGCCAGAAAGATTGCCCGCTTGGAGACCGTGAATTTACAAGCAATTGTTATATGATTGGTTTTAAAAAATTAAAATCGGGCGTAATACTCTATGGCCGCACAAGCTATGACCATAGCAGTGGTGTTATGATGTTTGTAAAGCCCCGTCAGATTATCGAAATGAAAAACCTTGAATTTGAAGAAGATGGTTTTATGCTACTCATTCATGAAGATTATTTTAACGGCCACGAAATGCATAACAGCATAGAAAAATACGGCTTCTTTGAATATGAAATTAACGAGGCATTACATTTATCGCCAGCCGAAGAGGAAATTATACTTAGCCTGCACCAAAAGATTGTAAGGGAATATTACAATACTACAGATGAATACAGCCGGGAAATTATATTGAGCCATATCGATTCTATACTAACGTATGCCCAACGTTTTTTTAAAAGGCAGTTTATAAACCGTACAGACTTTTCAGGCAAAACAGTTACAAAATTTAATGAGGCTTTTAAAGCGTATATGAACAGTGATTTACCCAAGGAAAATGGGCTTCCTTCTGTAAACTATCTGGCAGAAGGTTTAAATCTTTCACCACGCTATCTAAGCGACCTCCTTAAGCAGGAAACGGGTAAAACGGCTATAGACCTCATACACATACATCTTGTAACGATGGCTAAAAACATGCTGGTAACCGGCAATAATAATATTAGCGAGATAGCCTACCTGCTTGGCTTTGAGAACAGTTCTTATTTTACCCGCCTGTTTAAAAAACAGGTTGGGCTAAGGCCAATGGAATTCAAAAGAATAAAAATGGGACAGGCATAA
- a CDS encoding helix-turn-helix domain-containing protein: MEKITHYKSITELHDKSGFEPPLHPLVTMMTCKELMTYSVGEDRFTGDFYMIALKKIKEGYMLYGKTKYDNDNGSMVFVKPRQIIEVSNVQFAEKGFIMFFHEDYLSGHHLHEQIKKYGYFEYEINEALHLSPQEETVIWDLYYKMRAEHEASQDELSRDIILSHIDAVLKYSDRFYKRQFINRSTNVSGTTLKKFQDLLGGYFEKLLHQNQGLPTVNYLADKLNISPRYLSDVLKQETGKTALDHIHIYLIKEAKNLLLSSDNNVAQIAYDLGFETPSYFTRLFKKVVGHTPVQYKQQYKAQA, translated from the coding sequence ATGGAAAAAATTACACACTACAAATCGATCACTGAGTTACATGATAAAAGCGGTTTTGAACCACCTCTGCATCCGCTTGTGACGATGATGACCTGTAAAGAATTAATGACATATTCTGTAGGTGAAGACCGTTTTACCGGAGACTTCTATATGATAGCACTCAAAAAAATCAAAGAAGGCTATATGTTGTATGGTAAGACCAAGTATGATAATGACAATGGCTCTATGGTTTTTGTTAAACCGAGGCAAATTATTGAAGTAAGTAATGTACAGTTTGCCGAAAAAGGTTTTATAATGTTCTTTCATGAAGACTATCTGTCAGGGCACCACCTGCATGAACAGATAAAAAAGTATGGCTACTTTGAATACGAAATTAACGAGGCATTGCACCTTTCGCCACAGGAAGAAACCGTAATTTGGGATTTATACTATAAGATGCGCGCCGAACATGAAGCCAGCCAGGATGAACTTAGCCGTGATATTATCCTGTCGCATATAGACGCTGTTTTAAAGTATTCGGACAGATTTTACAAAAGACAGTTCATTAATCGCAGCACCAACGTATCAGGAACCACTTTAAAAAAATTTCAGGATCTTTTAGGAGGATATTTTGAAAAACTGCTTCACCAAAACCAGGGGCTTCCAACAGTTAATTACCTTGCCGATAAACTCAACATATCGCCACGTTATCTAAGTGATGTTTTAAAACAGGAAACCGGCAAAACAGCCTTAGACCATATCCACATCTACCTTATAAAAGAAGCAAAAAACCTGTTATTAAGCAGCGATAATAATGTGGCGCAAATAGCCTACGACCTTGGCTTTGAAACGCCATCCTATTTTACAAGGTTATTTAAAAAAGTAGTTGGTCACACCCCAGTACAATACAAACAACAGTATAAAGCACAAGCATAA
- a CDS encoding MFS transporter, with product MKNQKLEFLHISSLLAFVLIPLGGLTTDIYIPSLPSMAHQLNVSVEAVQLSLLIFMISSGISQLFIGSVLDSFGRYKINIAALVLFAMASFTIALVPDIYLIYIMRAVQGITVSLIIVGKRAFFVDMYTGQALKNYTSLFSIVWATAPIIAPFIGGYLQQVFGWQSNFYLLGILTALVLVLELKFTGESLKTFQPFNWERISKVYNTMLGTPDFTLGLLIIGFTYSLLVIYGMVSPFIIEKVFGYTPVTTGYSSLLSGVALMSGGLISKLLLNKPLFAKLNVAIALQVIAVLAMWITTLYTNNIIILIGFTMPIHLMSGFIFNNVYAYSLQRFTQNAGTASGLTGGGIYVISSIVGYGMINAFSVKTVHALSTVNLGIVIVLLLTILVFKHYSKARIAITD from the coding sequence ATGAAAAATCAAAAACTCGAATTTTTGCATATAAGCAGCTTGTTAGCCTTTGTACTTATACCCCTGGGTGGCCTTACCACAGATATTTATATCCCATCATTACCTTCTATGGCACATCAACTTAATGTATCGGTTGAAGCGGTGCAGTTATCATTGCTTATTTTTATGATAAGCTCCGGTATAAGCCAGTTGTTTATAGGTAGTGTACTGGATAGTTTTGGCCGTTACAAAATTAATATCGCAGCACTTGTATTATTTGCAATGGCAAGTTTTACTATCGCTTTAGTTCCTGATATTTACCTGATTTATATAATGCGGGCTGTACAGGGCATAACAGTATCCCTGATAATAGTGGGCAAGCGGGCATTTTTTGTAGATATGTACACCGGCCAGGCATTAAAGAACTATACCAGCCTTTTCTCTATTGTATGGGCCACAGCGCCAATAATCGCACCTTTTATTGGTGGCTACCTGCAACAGGTATTTGGCTGGCAGTCTAACTTTTACCTGCTCGGAATTTTGACAGCCCTTGTACTTGTGCTCGAACTTAAATTTACAGGAGAATCTTTAAAAACATTTCAGCCATTTAATTGGGAAAGGATATCTAAGGTTTATAACACCATGCTGGGCACACCCGATTTTACCCTGGGCTTGCTGATTATAGGGTTCACGTATTCATTACTTGTTATATATGGCATGGTAAGCCCTTTTATAATTGAGAAAGTATTTGGCTATACCCCTGTCACAACAGGCTATAGCTCCCTGCTCTCTGGCGTAGCACTAATGAGTGGCGGCCTTATTAGTAAATTGTTATTAAACAAACCGTTGTTTGCAAAACTTAATGTGGCAATTGCACTTCAGGTTATAGCAGTCTTAGCTATGTGGATCACTACGCTGTACACTAATAATATTATTATACTGATAGGCTTTACTATGCCCATCCACCTTATGTCGGGCTTTATATTCAATAACGTTTATGCCTACAGCCTGCAGCGTTTTACACAAAATGCAGGCACTGCCAGCGGCCTTACCGGAGGAGGTATTTATGTAATAAGCTCCATTGTGGGTTACGGGATGATTAATGCCTTTAGCGTAAAAACTGTTCATGCCTTATCAACTGTAAACCTTGGTATAGTGATCGTATTACTATTAACTATTCTTGTATTTAAACACTATTCAAAAGCAAGAATAGCTATTACAGACTAA
- a CDS encoding SDR family NAD(P)-dependent oxidoreductase yields the protein MSKTILITGASRGFGKLWAEAFLKRGDKVAATARNLSDLDDLVSTYGSNILPVKLDVTKREAVNEAITTITNYFGSIDVLINNAGYGLFGTVEETTEEQARAQMETNFFGLLWVTQAVLPVMRAQKSGHIIQVSSFLGLTTLPMLGLYNASKFAVEGLSETIATEVAHLGIKVTLIEPNGYATDWAGASATQTHDGIEDYTIIREAFATSGENPDTWGKPEATVDIMVSLTDNPNPPQRLLFGKIAYQSVKQAYTEKLTAIEAWKEVSIAAHGH from the coding sequence ATGTCTAAAACAATTTTAATTACAGGAGCATCAAGGGGTTTTGGTAAACTATGGGCAGAAGCCTTTTTAAAACGTGGCGATAAAGTAGCCGCTACAGCCCGTAACCTTTCTGACCTTGATGATCTAGTTTCAACTTATGGAAGTAACATCCTTCCGGTTAAGCTTGACGTTACAAAGCGAGAAGCTGTTAACGAGGCTATAACCACTATAACTAATTACTTTGGCAGTATAGATGTGTTAATAAACAATGCGGGATACGGCTTGTTTGGTACTGTAGAAGAAACTACAGAAGAACAGGCAAGGGCGCAAATGGAAACCAACTTTTTTGGGTTGCTGTGGGTAACACAGGCCGTACTACCGGTTATGAGGGCACAAAAAAGCGGTCATATAATACAGGTTTCAAGTTTCCTGGGCTTAACCACATTGCCAATGCTTGGCTTATATAACGCTTCTAAATTTGCTGTTGAAGGTTTAAGCGAAACTATAGCTACCGAAGTTGCACACCTGGGCATTAAAGTTACCCTTATAGAACCTAATGGCTATGCTACCGACTGGGCAGGCGCATCGGCTACGCAAACACATGACGGTATTGAAGATTACACTATCATACGTGAGGCTTTTGCCACATCGGGAGAGAATCCTGATACGTGGGGCAAACCCGAAGCTACGGTTGATATAATGGTTAGCCTAACCGATAATCCTAACCCTCCGCAAAGGCTTTTATTTGGAAAAATAGCCTATCAGTCCGTAAAACAGGCATATACCGAAAAACTTACAGCTATTGAAGCATGGAAAGAAGTGAGCATTGCTGCCCACGGACATTAA